One Streptomyces sp. NBC_00554 DNA segment encodes these proteins:
- a CDS encoding roadblock/LC7 domain-containing protein, with protein MASDAPTGQVSDLDWLMSGLVQRVPHTTSAVLLSCDGLVKSVHGLDTDSADHMAALASGLYSLGRSAGIRFGDGGDVRQIVVELDSTLLFVSTAGSGTCLAVLAGREADAAVLGYEMAMLVKSVRPYLITAPRQPAAEPSAMRP; from the coding sequence ATGGCGAGCGATGCGCCGACCGGCCAGGTATCCGATCTCGACTGGCTGATGAGCGGCCTCGTACAGCGCGTACCGCACACCACGAGCGCGGTACTCCTGTCCTGCGACGGACTCGTGAAGTCGGTCCACGGCCTCGACACGGACAGCGCCGACCACATGGCGGCGCTGGCCTCCGGCCTCTACTCCCTCGGCCGCAGCGCGGGCATCCGCTTCGGGGACGGCGGCGACGTACGCCAGATCGTCGTCGAACTCGACTCGACCCTGCTGTTCGTCTCCACGGCCGGCTCGGGCACCTGTCTCGCCGTACTCGCCGGGCGCGAGGCCGACGCGGCGGTGCTCGGCTACGAGATGGCGATGCTGGTCAAGAGCGTCCGGCCGTATCTGATCACCGCCCCCCGGCAGCCCGCGGCCGAACCCTCGGCGATGAGGCCTTGA
- a CDS encoding ATP-binding protein, whose product MSHLRAPAARADRREGGRHGRPVAHTAPSLPETHLRPQLLRLAVLPPTAVALSACAAVLFTVRSTGARPTLILWAVLAGAVGVALAGIVIAAVAADRAATSVHERIGALRRTTARTEGDLRALVEGLRRGESPPARKARRQPPADADDFELLAADLSRAHDGAVTAVVQAAQLSSHAGSEQKVEVFVNLARRLQSLVHREISILDELENEIEDPDLLKGLFHIDHLATRIRRHAENLAVLGGAVSRRQWSNPVSMTEVLRSAIAEVEQYSRVKLVPPIDGTLRGHAVADVIHLLAELVENATVFSAPHTQVLLRVNLVTSGLAVEVEDRGLGMPLGEQNKMNALLADPDQVNVASLLQDGRIGLFVVSQIARRHGIHVRLQNNIYGGVQAVLVVPQALLGTAQGDPGVLTRAQPQEPGADRRPPARPQAVQAGPVSAPPGGVSPVPRQAPREQASRDQTPRNQASRGAGAMGRSGPAPLPVRGSHLERPNPAEAVPGIRPDDRHAVTEHAGKPPTARGGAVRGTMGKPQLPTRRAQEHIVPQLREGPAPRQDAEHVAGHDPGLMAAFQRGIGLAEAAHAESARTEAPRDRAHLDLVDTGSLPPLEMVRVDVPIVGAGGRDTAAMDSAAMDSGHMDTAPMDAGHRGAEHMDVPDAPRVEQSHVDASHVDASHMERPHRERPHMDGLHMDGAARVDGVPGAPIGAAHIAEAHTAHAPAPHEAQGARDAAPAPAPGQDFTTRHDGSAPAG is encoded by the coding sequence ATGTCTCACCTTCGCGCACCGGCCGCACGCGCAGACCGCCGTGAGGGCGGACGGCACGGACGGCCGGTCGCCCACACCGCACCCTCGCTGCCCGAGACCCACCTGCGGCCCCAGCTGCTGCGCCTCGCGGTGCTGCCGCCGACCGCGGTGGCCCTCAGCGCGTGCGCGGCTGTGCTCTTCACCGTCCGCTCGACCGGCGCACGCCCCACGCTCATCCTGTGGGCCGTGCTCGCGGGCGCCGTGGGCGTGGCGCTCGCGGGCATCGTGATCGCCGCCGTGGCCGCCGACCGGGCCGCCACGTCCGTGCACGAGCGGATAGGCGCCCTGCGCCGCACAACCGCCCGCACCGAGGGCGACCTGCGTGCCCTCGTGGAAGGACTGCGCCGAGGCGAGAGCCCGCCGGCGCGCAAAGCGCGTCGCCAGCCCCCCGCCGACGCCGACGACTTCGAGCTGCTCGCGGCCGACCTCTCGCGCGCCCACGACGGCGCCGTCACCGCCGTCGTACAGGCCGCGCAGCTCTCCAGCCACGCGGGCAGCGAGCAGAAGGTCGAGGTCTTCGTCAATCTGGCGCGGCGGCTTCAGTCTCTCGTGCACCGCGAGATCTCGATCCTCGACGAGCTCGAGAACGAGATCGAGGACCCGGATCTGCTCAAGGGGCTCTTCCACATCGACCATCTCGCCACCCGCATCCGGCGGCACGCCGAGAACCTCGCCGTGCTCGGCGGCGCCGTCTCGCGCCGGCAGTGGAGCAACCCCGTCTCCATGACCGAGGTGCTGCGGTCCGCGATCGCCGAGGTCGAGCAGTACTCGCGGGTGAAGCTGGTGCCTCCGATCGACGGCACCCTGCGCGGGCACGCCGTCGCCGACGTCATCCATCTGCTGGCCGAACTCGTCGAGAACGCCACGGTGTTCTCGGCCCCGCACACCCAAGTGCTGCTGCGCGTCAATCTCGTGACCTCCGGACTCGCCGTCGAGGTCGAGGACCGGGGCCTGGGCATGCCGCTCGGCGAACAGAACAAGATGAACGCCCTGCTCGCCGATCCCGACCAGGTCAATGTCGCCAGCCTGCTCCAGGACGGCCGCATCGGGTTGTTCGTGGTCTCGCAGATCGCCCGGCGGCACGGCATCCATGTGCGGCTGCAGAACAATATCTACGGCGGTGTCCAAGCCGTACTCGTCGTGCCGCAGGCGCTGTTGGGGACGGCGCAGGGCGACCCCGGAGTACTCACACGGGCGCAGCCGCAGGAGCCGGGCGCGGACCGGCGCCCGCCGGCCAGACCGCAGGCCGTGCAGGCGGGTCCGGTGTCCGCCCCGCCCGGGGGCGTGTCTCCTGTGCCTCGGCAGGCGCCGCGGGAGCAGGCTTCGCGGGACCAGACGCCGCGGAACCAGGCGTCGCGGGGCGCGGGGGCCATGGGGCGCAGCGGTCCGGCGCCGCTGCCCGTGCGCGGTAGCCACCTGGAGCGGCCCAACCCGGCGGAGGCCGTGCCCGGCATCCGCCCCGACGACCGGCACGCGGTGACGGAGCACGCGGGCAAGCCGCCCACGGCGCGAGGTGGTGCGGTCCGCGGCACCATGGGCAAGCCCCAACTGCCCACGCGGCGCGCCCAGGAACACATCGTCCCCCAGCTGCGTGAGGGGCCCGCACCCCGCCAGGACGCGGAGCACGTCGCCGGTCACGACCCCGGCCTCATGGCGGCGTTCCAGCGGGGGATCGGGCTCGCGGAGGCGGCCCATGCGGAGTCGGCGCGCACCGAGGCTCCGCGGGACCGGGCACACCTGGACCTGGTGGACACGGGTTCGCTGCCGCCGCTGGAGATGGTCCGGGTGGATGTGCCGATCGTGGGTGCGGGGGGTAGGGACACCGCCGCCATGGACAGCGCCGCCATGGACTCCGGCCACATGGATACCGCCCCTATGGATGCGGGCCATAGGGGTGCGGAGCACATGGACGTCCCCGATGCTCCGCGCGTTGAGCAATCACACGTGGATGCCTCACATGTGGATGCCTCCCACATGGAGCGACCGCACAGGGAGCGCCCGCATATGGATGGGCTGCACATGGACGGAGCGGCCCGAGTCGACGGAGTACCCGGAGCGCCCATCGGCGCGGCGCACATAGCCGAAGCGCACACGGCCCATGCGCCCGCGCCGCACGAGGCGCAGGGGGCGCGCGACGCCGCGCCCGCGCCTGCGCCGGGACAGGACTTCACCACCCGGCACGACGGGAGCGCACCGGCCGGATGA
- a CDS encoding MBL fold metallo-hydrolase, which translates to MTGFRTLSSGLRALRPAAFGADPAGERLERIRRSPNFADGVFKNPAGTPRPDGAMREFAKTFFRKEERVLRAPAGTVPVHATTLADLGRPAPTGLRLTWMGHSSVLAEIDGHRVLFDPVWGERCSPFDFAGPKRLHPVPLPLAALGPVDVVVISHDHYDHLDLPTIKALADSDTLFAVPLGVGAHLERWGVSADRLRELDWNESTKVGGITLTATPARHFCGRGLRNTQHTLWASWVVAGDEHRIYHSGDTGYFEGFKDIGAEHGPFDATMIQIGAYSEFWPDIHMTPEEGMRAHLGLQGGRTSGVMLPIHWATFNLAAHPWAEPGEGSIAAADAAGARVALPRPGEPFEPTAETVPSEPWWRAVAVTPEGGWPAAQKTTVSTPGDVAAGTKEGTGEPETVPAG; encoded by the coding sequence GTGACCGGTTTCCGTACCCTGAGCTCCGGGCTCCGCGCGCTGCGGCCCGCCGCCTTCGGCGCGGATCCGGCGGGTGAGCGCCTGGAGCGCATCCGCAGATCGCCGAACTTCGCGGACGGTGTCTTCAAGAACCCGGCGGGTACCCCTCGGCCGGACGGCGCGATGCGCGAGTTCGCGAAGACCTTCTTCCGCAAGGAGGAGCGGGTCCTGCGCGCCCCGGCGGGCACGGTGCCGGTGCACGCCACGACGCTCGCCGACCTGGGTAGGCCCGCGCCCACCGGGCTACGGCTCACGTGGATGGGGCACTCCAGCGTCCTCGCCGAGATCGACGGGCACCGCGTGCTGTTCGACCCGGTCTGGGGTGAGCGCTGTTCTCCGTTCGACTTCGCCGGACCCAAGCGGCTGCACCCGGTACCGCTGCCGCTGGCCGCGCTCGGCCCGGTCGACGTCGTCGTCATCTCGCACGATCACTACGACCATCTCGACCTGCCCACGATCAAGGCCCTGGCCGACTCGGACACGCTGTTCGCGGTGCCGCTCGGTGTCGGCGCCCACCTGGAGCGCTGGGGTGTGTCGGCGGACCGGCTGCGTGAGCTGGACTGGAACGAGTCGACGAAGGTCGGGGGAATCACCCTGACCGCCACGCCGGCCCGCCACTTCTGCGGCCGGGGCCTGCGCAACACCCAGCACACGCTCTGGGCGTCCTGGGTGGTGGCGGGCGATGAGCACCGGATCTACCACAGCGGCGACACCGGCTATTTCGAGGGCTTCAAGGACATCGGCGCCGAGCACGGCCCGTTCGACGCCACGATGATCCAGATCGGGGCGTACAGCGAGTTCTGGCCGGACATCCACATGACGCCCGAGGAGGGCATGCGCGCCCACCTGGGCCTTCAGGGCGGGCGGACCAGCGGCGTCATGCTGCCGATCCACTGGGCGACGTTCAACCTGGCGGCCCACCCGTGGGCGGAGCCCGGCGAGGGGTCGATCGCGGCCGCGGACGCGGCCGGTGCGCGGGTCGCGCTGCCCCGCCCCGGAGAGCCCTTCGAACCGACGGCCGAGACCGTTCCGTCCGAGCCCTGGTGGCGCGCCGTGGCCGTCACGCCGGAGGGTGGCTGGCCCGCTGCTCAGAAGACCACGGTCAGCACACCGGGTGACGTCGCCGCCGGGACCAAGGAAGGCACCGGGGAGCCGGAAACGGTGCCCGCGGGCTGA
- a CDS encoding Glu/Leu/Phe/Val dehydrogenase dimerization domain-containing protein: MTAPLMLLTWTDHVTGHQGFLVVDRLVRGVASGGLRMRAGCTLDEVAGLARGMTMKEALHYNPEGRYIPLGGAKGGIDCDPQDPAAYGLLVRYLRAMRPYIESFWTTGEDLGLTQDLVDRAAEEAGLVSSIQAVYPLLDDEVAARRRLADAFAVEVDGIGLDELVGGCGVAESVLAALDRAGTPYAGTRFAVQGLGTMGGATARFLTRAGLTLVAVADIKGTIANPEGLDVDALLAARDAYGTVDRSALRPADRELPGDAWLSVDAEVLVPAAVSYAIDTVNQRRITARWVVEAANMPVLAEAEELLAARGVIVLPDVVVNSGTNAWWWWTLFGDIGADADEAFAYTRHSMRALIDRTLARAEADGITPRAAAHAIVADRLPVIAERFGWYG; the protein is encoded by the coding sequence GTGACCGCCCCCCTGATGCTGCTCACCTGGACCGACCACGTCACCGGCCACCAGGGATTCCTCGTGGTCGACCGGCTCGTACGGGGCGTCGCCAGCGGCGGGCTGCGGATGCGGGCGGGCTGCACGCTGGACGAGGTCGCGGGGCTCGCCCGGGGCATGACCATGAAAGAAGCCCTGCACTACAACCCCGAGGGCCGCTACATCCCGCTCGGCGGCGCCAAGGGCGGCATCGACTGCGATCCCCAGGACCCGGCGGCGTACGGCCTTCTGGTGCGCTACCTGCGCGCCATGCGCCCGTACATCGAGAGCTTCTGGACCACGGGCGAGGATCTCGGCCTCACCCAGGACCTGGTCGACAGGGCCGCCGAGGAGGCGGGGCTCGTCTCGTCCATCCAGGCCGTGTACCCGCTGCTCGACGACGAGGTGGCGGCCAGACGGCGGCTCGCGGACGCCTTCGCGGTCGAGGTGGACGGGATCGGGCTCGACGAGCTGGTCGGCGGCTGCGGTGTCGCCGAGTCGGTGCTCGCGGCTCTGGACCGCGCCGGGACGCCGTACGCGGGAACGCGCTTCGCCGTGCAGGGACTTGGCACCATGGGAGGGGCCACGGCACGCTTCCTCACGCGCGCGGGACTCACGCTGGTGGCCGTCGCCGACATCAAGGGCACGATCGCCAACCCTGAGGGCCTCGACGTCGACGCGCTGCTCGCGGCACGGGACGCGTACGGGACGGTCGACCGTTCGGCGCTGCGCCCGGCCGACCGTGAACTGCCGGGCGACGCCTGGCTGTCCGTCGACGCGGAGGTGCTGGTGCCCGCGGCGGTCTCGTACGCGATCGACACCGTGAACCAGCGCCGGATCACCGCCCGCTGGGTCGTCGAGGCGGCCAACATGCCGGTTCTGGCGGAGGCGGAGGAACTGCTCGCGGCGCGCGGGGTCATCGTGCTGCCGGACGTCGTGGTCAACTCCGGGACGAACGCCTGGTGGTGGTGGACGCTGTTCGGCGACATCGGCGCGGACGCGGACGAGGCGTTCGCGTACACACGGCACTCCATGCGCGCCCTCATCGACCGGACGCTGGCCCGCGCGGAGGCCGACGGGATCACACCGCGGGCCGCCGCGCACGCCATCGTCGCCGACCGGCTGCCGGTGATCGCGGAGCGGTTCGGCTGGTACGGATGA
- a CDS encoding TetR/AcrR family transcriptional regulator translates to MARVRLNVAERREELLRAAVEQIEARGVAAVRIADVASALGVSNALVLYHFSTKEKLVAEAFTYAAEDDLAHLRKLLGRRTSALRRLRAAVRWYAPTGQAKGWRLWIEGWAAALREPALREVTCYLDKQWKAAIIEVIAEGVAAGEFRCPDPTGTALRLTALLDGLAVQMTSYAGAVSRARTHEWVDEALARELGLDREALTAAVR, encoded by the coding sequence GTGGCGAGAGTGCGTTTGAACGTGGCGGAGCGGCGTGAGGAGTTGCTGCGCGCCGCCGTCGAACAGATCGAGGCGCGCGGCGTGGCGGCGGTACGGATCGCCGATGTTGCCTCGGCACTCGGAGTGAGCAACGCGCTGGTGCTGTACCACTTCTCGACCAAGGAGAAGCTGGTCGCCGAGGCGTTCACATACGCGGCCGAGGACGATCTGGCCCATCTGCGCAAGCTGCTCGGCCGTCGTACGTCGGCGCTGCGACGGCTGCGGGCCGCGGTGCGCTGGTACGCGCCGACCGGGCAGGCCAAGGGCTGGCGGCTGTGGATCGAGGGCTGGGCGGCCGCACTGCGCGAGCCCGCGCTGCGGGAGGTCACGTGCTACCTCGACAAGCAGTGGAAGGCCGCGATCATCGAGGTAATCGCGGAGGGAGTGGCCGCGGGTGAGTTCCGCTGCCCGGACCCCACCGGCACGGCCCTGCGGCTCACCGCGCTGCTCGACGGTCTCGCCGTCCAGATGACCTCGTACGCGGGTGCCGTTTCGCGAGCGCGGACCCACGAGTGGGTGGACGAGGCGCTCGCACGCGAACTGGGCCTCGACCGCGAGGCGTTGACGGCGGCGGTGCGCTGA
- a CDS encoding SGNH/GDSL hydrolase family protein, translated as MIGSYVAVGDSFTEGVGDPGPDGAFVGWADRFAVLLADRQPEGDFNYTNLAVRGKLLDQIVEDQLSRAKELAPDLVSFCAGGNDIIRPGVDPDEVAERFERAVADLTSHVGTVMVTTGFDTRGVPVLKHMRGKIATYNGHIRAVADRYGCHVLDLWSLKTIQDRRAWDGDRLHLSPEGHTRVALRAGQVLGLEVPADPDQPWPPLPPRGTLEARRDNIHWAREYLVPWIGRRLRGESSGDHVAAKGTLSPDEIKTWIDAVA; from the coding sequence GTGATCGGGTCGTACGTGGCGGTGGGGGACAGCTTCACCGAGGGCGTCGGCGACCCCGGGCCTGACGGGGCCTTTGTCGGCTGGGCCGACCGGTTCGCGGTACTTCTCGCGGACCGGCAGCCCGAAGGCGACTTCAACTACACCAATCTCGCCGTGCGCGGCAAACTGCTCGACCAGATCGTCGAGGACCAGCTCTCCAGGGCGAAGGAACTCGCGCCGGACCTGGTCTCCTTCTGCGCGGGCGGCAACGACATCATCCGGCCCGGCGTCGACCCCGACGAGGTCGCGGAGCGTTTCGAGCGCGCGGTCGCCGATCTCACCTCACATGTCGGCACCGTCATGGTGACGACCGGATTCGACACCCGTGGCGTGCCCGTGCTGAAGCACATGCGCGGCAAGATCGCCACGTACAACGGGCATATACGGGCCGTCGCCGACCGGTATGGCTGCCATGTCCTCGACCTGTGGTCCCTGAAGACGATTCAGGACCGCCGCGCCTGGGACGGCGACCGTCTGCACCTGTCACCCGAGGGCCACACCCGCGTCGCGCTCCGGGCCGGCCAGGTCCTCGGCCTCGAAGTGCCGGCCGACCCGGACCAGCCGTGGCCGCCCCTTCCGCCGCGCGGCACGCTCGAGGCCAGGCGCGACAACATCCACTGGGCGCGCGAGTACCTGGTCCCGTGGATCGGGCGGCGCCTGCGCGGCGAGTCCTCCGGGGATCATGTGGCGGCCAAGGGGACGCTCTCGCCGGACGAGATCAAGACGTGGATCGACGCGGTGGCCTGA
- a CDS encoding DUF6250 domain-containing protein codes for MTTTRRTFGALAAGAALAALVPATAASASPRYRRGELLAHDSFRHGLGQWAAELENGGTVMASRGVLDIDVPDGATVWFRRKLEGPYVIEYTATPVSAGGVNDRVSDLNNFWNAVDVRSPEDLFATPRGGALAEYDYLKAYYVGYGANTNTTTRLRRYVGEAGVRPLISDYTEPLLTANEPNRVRIVSDGSTVQWCNNGRLVFDYSDPEPYTSGHFAFRTTWSHFRITDFQVWRLFNRP; via the coding sequence GTGACGACCACTCGTAGAACCTTCGGAGCCCTGGCCGCCGGTGCCGCTCTCGCGGCGCTCGTCCCGGCCACCGCCGCGAGCGCCTCGCCGCGCTACCGCCGGGGCGAGCTCCTGGCCCACGACAGCTTCCGGCACGGACTCGGTCAATGGGCCGCCGAACTGGAGAACGGCGGCACGGTCATGGCCTCGCGCGGTGTCCTGGACATCGACGTGCCGGACGGCGCGACGGTCTGGTTCAGACGGAAGCTCGAAGGGCCGTACGTCATCGAGTACACCGCGACGCCGGTCTCCGCGGGCGGTGTCAACGACCGGGTGTCCGACCTGAACAACTTCTGGAACGCCGTCGACGTCCGCTCCCCGGAGGACCTCTTCGCCACGCCTCGGGGCGGCGCGCTCGCGGAGTACGACTACTTGAAGGCGTACTACGTCGGATACGGCGCCAACACGAACACGACGACGAGGCTGCGCCGTTACGTCGGCGAGGCCGGCGTGCGTCCACTGATCAGCGACTACACGGAGCCGCTGCTCACGGCGAACGAACCGAACCGGGTGCGGATCGTGTCGGACGGCTCCACCGTCCAGTGGTGTAACAACGGGCGGCTGGTCTTCGACTACAGCGACCCGGAGCCGTACACGAGTGGGCACTTCGCGTTCCGCACCACCTGGAGTCACTTCAGGATCACGGACTTCCAGGTGTGGCGGCTGTTCAACCGCCCCTGA
- a CDS encoding peptidoglycan DD-metalloendopeptidase family protein, with protein sequence MPAKGKHRRPKSQRFTRSIAVAGTGGAALALPLMGATGAHAATPTATVSSTQEKAATAQEKAATSAPAAAKKTATKTYAVKAGDSLSKIATDQSVSGGWKKLYSDNRKAVGEDPALIHPGLKLTIGKKAASSGTTESSAKSKSSTQSSKSSESSTKTAAETTTPATDTASSSGYTLPVEGATVGTAYKTAGSMWSSGYHTGVDFVVPTGTTIKSIAAGTVVSAGWGGAYGNQVVIQHADGQYSQYAHMSSLSVSAGQTVTEGQQIGLSGATGNVTGPHLHFEIRTTPDYGSDVDPVAYLRAHGVTVG encoded by the coding sequence ATGCCCGCGAAGGGTAAGCACCGCCGTCCCAAGTCCCAGCGTTTCACGCGCTCGATCGCCGTTGCCGGAACGGGTGGCGCCGCGCTCGCGCTGCCACTGATGGGGGCCACCGGTGCCCATGCAGCGACTCCGACGGCCACGGTTTCCTCGACTCAGGAAAAGGCCGCAACGGCTCAGGAAAAGGCCGCCACCTCTGCTCCGGCCGCCGCCAAGAAGACCGCGACGAAGACCTACGCGGTAAAGGCGGGCGACTCTCTTTCGAAGATCGCCACCGACCAGAGTGTCAGCGGCGGCTGGAAGAAGCTGTACTCGGACAACCGCAAGGCTGTCGGCGAGGACCCGGCTCTCATCCATCCCGGCCTGAAGCTGACGATCGGCAAGAAGGCCGCGTCGAGCGGCACCACTGAGTCGTCCGCCAAGTCGAAGTCGTCCACCCAGTCGTCCAAGTCTTCCGAGTCGTCCACCAAGACGGCCGCCGAGACCACGACCCCGGCGACCGACACGGCGAGCAGCTCCGGCTACACCCTGCCGGTCGAGGGCGCCACCGTCGGCACCGCCTACAAGACCGCCGGCAGCATGTGGTCCAGCGGCTACCACACCGGCGTGGACTTCGTGGTCCCGACCGGCACCACCATCAAGTCCATCGCCGCGGGCACCGTCGTCTCGGCGGGCTGGGGCGGCGCGTACGGCAACCAGGTCGTCATCCAGCACGCCGACGGCCAGTACTCGCAGTACGCCCACATGTCCTCCCTCTCCGTCTCGGCGGGCCAGACCGTGACCGAGGGGCAGCAGATCGGCCTCTCCGGCGCGACCGGCAATGTCACCGGACCGCACCTGCACTTCGAGATCCGCACGACGCCGGACTATGGCTCGGACGTGGACCCGGTCGCGTACCTGCGCGCGCACGGTGTCACCGTCGGCTGA
- a CDS encoding alpha-galactosidase produces the protein MTEIGADGRTWLLSGPTSSYALRLTELDELLHLHWGPRITLADAEALAALPAPQYWPFESPLDGREEYPVEGGPRFTRPALSVRTDERRGTEWRFEEYEADGDELRLRFSDSGLAITLHYRMRGDVVERRVSLVNAGPALELLRADSATWTLPERDGWRLSQLHGRWAAESRLVRSHLTYGEKVIGSRRGHTGHQHLPWVALDSEATEESGEVYGCALGWSGSWRISVAQLPDARVQITGGAGYDDSGLLRLEPGESFTTPVFAGLWSDGGFGGASRAWHAYQRMYVIPDVDQDRPVLYNSWEATDFGISEDQQRKLARRAAAMGVELFVVDDGWFGARTSDRAGLGDWTPNPDRFPAGLKPLAEDVHALGMRFGIWVEPEMVNPDSELYRAHPDWVQFQQGRTRTEYRNQLVLNLARPDVQEYLWEQLDGLLSSAPIDYVKWDFNRCFTDAGWPGERYPQKLWVAHVEALYGLLDRLRAAHPGVAFESCSGGGGRIDLGVMARTDQVWTSDNTDPLDRLAIQDGFSQIHPARIMAAWVTDSPNTQLNGRVSSLRFRFVSAMAGVLGVGGDLSEWSEQELAEARDWVELYKEIRPVVQRGDLYRLRPPEGGLSAVQYVHGDEVVVLAWLQAQRHGEPVARLRLRGLDPTQAYECRETGEMHRGAVLLHHGVRAGLRGDLDATVIRLRRM, from the coding sequence ATGACGGAGATCGGCGCGGACGGTCGTACCTGGCTTCTTTCGGGGCCGACGAGCAGCTATGCACTGCGGCTCACCGAACTCGACGAGCTACTGCATCTCCACTGGGGCCCGCGCATCACGCTCGCCGACGCCGAGGCGCTGGCCGCCCTGCCGGCACCCCAGTACTGGCCGTTCGAGTCGCCGCTCGACGGGCGTGAGGAGTACCCGGTCGAGGGCGGCCCCCGCTTCACCCGCCCCGCCCTGTCCGTGCGGACGGACGAGCGGCGCGGGACCGAGTGGCGCTTCGAGGAGTACGAGGCGGACGGGGACGAGCTGCGGCTGCGCTTCTCCGACTCCGGGCTCGCCATCACCCTCCACTACCGGATGCGCGGCGATGTCGTCGAGCGCCGGGTGAGCCTCGTCAACGCCGGGCCCGCCCTGGAGCTGCTGCGCGCCGACTCCGCGACCTGGACACTGCCCGAGCGTGACGGCTGGCGGCTGTCCCAGCTGCACGGGCGGTGGGCGGCCGAGTCCCGGCTCGTACGATCGCACCTCACCTACGGCGAGAAGGTCATCGGCAGCCGACGCGGGCACACCGGGCACCAGCACCTGCCGTGGGTCGCGCTCGACAGCGAGGCGACCGAGGAGAGCGGCGAGGTGTACGGGTGCGCGCTCGGCTGGTCGGGCTCGTGGCGGATCTCCGTGGCCCAACTCCCCGACGCGCGCGTGCAGATCACCGGCGGCGCCGGGTACGACGACTCGGGTCTGCTGCGCCTGGAGCCGGGGGAGTCGTTCACCACGCCCGTCTTCGCGGGGCTCTGGAGCGACGGCGGCTTCGGCGGGGCGAGCCGCGCCTGGCACGCGTACCAGCGCATGTACGTCATCCCGGACGTGGACCAGGACCGGCCCGTGCTCTACAACTCCTGGGAGGCCACCGACTTCGGCATCTCGGAGGACCAGCAGCGCAAGCTCGCGCGGCGGGCCGCGGCCATGGGTGTCGAGCTGTTCGTGGTCGACGACGGCTGGTTCGGGGCGCGCACCAGCGACCGCGCGGGGCTCGGCGACTGGACGCCCAACCCGGACCGCTTCCCGGCCGGCCTGAAGCCGCTCGCCGAGGACGTACACGCGCTGGGTATGCGGTTCGGCATCTGGGTCGAGCCGGAAATGGTCAATCCGGACAGCGAGCTGTACCGCGCGCACCCCGACTGGGTGCAGTTCCAGCAGGGGCGAACCAGGACGGAGTACCGCAATCAGCTCGTACTGAATCTCGCGCGCCCGGACGTCCAGGAGTACCTGTGGGAGCAGCTCGACGGACTGCTCTCCAGCGCCCCCATCGACTACGTGAAGTGGGACTTCAATCGCTGTTTCACGGATGCGGGTTGGCCGGGCGAGCGCTATCCGCAGAAGCTGTGGGTGGCGCACGTGGAGGCCCTGTACGGCCTTCTGGACCGGCTGCGGGCCGCGCACCCCGGTGTCGCGTTCGAGTCCTGCTCGGGCGGTGGCGGCCGTATCGACCTGGGTGTCATGGCCCGTACGGACCAGGTGTGGACCTCCGACAACACCGACCCGCTCGACCGGCTCGCCATCCAGGACGGCTTCAGCCAGATCCACCCGGCCCGGATCATGGCCGCCTGGGTCACGGACAGCCCGAACACGCAGCTCAACGGGCGGGTCAGCTCGCTGCGCTTCCGGTTCGTGAGCGCGATGGCCGGGGTACTCGGCGTCGGCGGCGACCTGAGTGAGTGGAGTGAGCAGGAGCTCGCCGAAGCGCGGGACTGGGTGGAGCTGTACAAGGAGATCCGGCCCGTCGTGCAGCGCGGTGACCTCTACCGGCTGCGGCCCCCGGAGGGTGGGCTGAGCGCGGTGCAGTACGTCCATGGCGACGAGGTCGTCGTCCTCGCCTGGCTCCAGGCCCAGCGTCACGGTGAGCCGGTCGCGCGGCTCCGGCTACGCGGACTCGACCCGACACAAGCGTACGAGTGCCGCGAAACGGGCGAAATGCACAGAGGTGCGGTACTGCTGCATCACGGGGTGAGGGCGGGGCTGCGCGGGGATCTCGATGCGACGGTTATCCGCCTGCGTCGCATGTGA